Proteins from a single region of Paenibacillus sp. BIHB 4019:
- a CDS encoding WecB/TagA/CpsF family glycosyltransferase, giving the protein MTMDETVSYLVKAIEEKRQTHVITANPIMVMSALESPDYYRMMTKAELIVPDGAGVVWAANYVGTPVAERVAGFDLMHRLMREGEQRKWTAYLLGTSQEVIEAAAEKLQLQYPQVRIVGYRNGYFGPDQDQEVVEAIRQAAPHILLVARGAETQEPWIAKYKHQLGVPYIMGIGGSFDIIAGKLKRAPMIFQKLRLEWFYRLLQEPKRLPRMLVLPKFVVKVMRDKENVTKPGPLS; this is encoded by the coding sequence ATGACAATGGATGAGACGGTCAGCTACTTAGTGAAAGCTATTGAGGAGAAGCGTCAAACGCATGTCATTACAGCTAATCCGATTATGGTGATGTCTGCTCTGGAGAGTCCGGATTATTACCGGATGATGACGAAGGCAGAGCTTATTGTTCCTGACGGCGCAGGCGTTGTATGGGCCGCCAATTATGTGGGCACGCCTGTAGCCGAGCGAGTTGCCGGCTTTGACCTGATGCACCGTTTAATGCGCGAAGGCGAGCAGCGCAAATGGACGGCTTATCTGCTCGGAACATCCCAGGAGGTTATTGAAGCGGCAGCCGAAAAGCTGCAGCTCCAATATCCGCAGGTGCGAATTGTTGGATACCGCAACGGATATTTTGGTCCCGATCAGGATCAGGAAGTTGTGGAGGCGATTCGCCAGGCAGCGCCGCATATTTTGCTCGTTGCCAGGGGAGCCGAAACGCAGGAGCCTTGGATTGCTAAGTATAAGCATCAACTGGGTGTCCCTTATATAATGGGCATTGGCGGCAGCTTCGATATTATTGCGGGCAAGCTGAAGCGCGCGCCGATGATTTTTCAAAAGCTGCGCTTAGAGTGGTTTTATCGTCTGCTTCAAGAGCCCAAAAGGCTGCCAAGAATGCTCGTTTTGCCGAAATTCGTTGTGAAAGTGATGCGCGACAAAGAAAACGTAACAAAACCTGGGCCATTATCGTAA
- a CDS encoding MraY family glycosyltransferase, translating to MPEGLLYSIGFILALTLALVMTPLVKKFAFFVGAIDKPNHRKVHTRIMPRMGGLAIYAAFVAGFLLLFPFIPDGMLTDANMNMIKALLVGGTIIILIGALDDRFELSAKVKLLGQLAAASVVVFGFGIKIDLVNIPFGDAMQPIAGWIAVPITILWIVGVTNAINLIDGLDGLAAGVSGIAISTILIMAIIMGNIPIILLCSLLLGGIVGFLFFNFHPAKIFMGDSGSLFLGFSLATLSMIGFKQVTIVSFVTPLLIIGVPLSDTFFAIVRRWVNKRPIFAPDKGHLHHCLQELGFSHRRTVLIIWCVAAIFGGFAILQSTVIQSTAANWVTFSVICLLMFSLQIGAELIGIVDKTRRPVINFFNRVLLRTKVDAQSRSK from the coding sequence ATGCCAGAAGGCTTATTGTATTCGATTGGTTTTATTCTTGCTCTGACGTTAGCGCTTGTCATGACACCGCTTGTAAAAAAATTCGCTTTTTTCGTCGGTGCAATTGATAAGCCGAATCATCGGAAGGTTCATACCCGCATTATGCCACGCATGGGTGGTTTGGCAATTTATGCTGCATTTGTTGCAGGTTTTTTATTGCTGTTCCCGTTCATTCCTGATGGAATGCTGACAGATGCAAATATGAATATGATTAAAGCGCTGCTTGTAGGCGGCACGATTATTATTTTAATAGGCGCCTTGGATGACCGTTTTGAGCTGTCCGCCAAAGTGAAGCTGCTGGGACAGCTGGCTGCGGCAAGCGTCGTCGTATTTGGCTTTGGCATCAAGATCGATTTGGTTAACATTCCGTTCGGAGATGCTATGCAGCCGATTGCAGGCTGGATTGCTGTTCCGATTACGATTCTCTGGATTGTTGGCGTGACCAATGCAATCAATTTGATTGATGGCTTGGATGGGCTCGCGGCTGGTGTTTCTGGTATCGCGATCTCTACTATTTTGATTATGGCGATTATTATGGGCAATATCCCCATTATTCTGCTTTGCAGCTTGCTGCTTGGCGGCATCGTCGGATTTTTATTTTTCAACTTCCATCCTGCGAAAATTTTTATGGGCGACTCGGGCTCGCTGTTCCTTGGATTCAGCCTTGCCACATTGTCTATGATTGGCTTTAAGCAGGTTACGATTGTTTCGTTCGTTACACCGTTGCTGATTATTGGCGTTCCGCTTTCGGATACCTTTTTTGCGATCGTCCGCCGCTGGGTGAATAAACGCCCGATTTTTGCGCCGGATAAAGGGCACTTGCATCATTGCTTGCAGGAGCTTGGCTTTAGCCATCGCCGTACCGTTCTGATTATCTGGTGTGTGGCGGCGATATTCGGAGGGTTTGCGATTTTGCAATCTACCGTTATACAGTCTACCGCAGCTAATTGGGTCACGTTCTCCGTCATTTGTTTGCTGATGTTCAGCCTGCAAATTGGCGCCGAACTTATTGGTATCGTTGACAAGACGCGCCGCCCGGTAATTAACTTCTTTAATCGCGTGCTGCTGCGGACAAAGGTAGATGCGCAATCGCGTTCGAAATAA